One Homo sapiens chromosome 15 genomic patch of type FIX, GRCh38.p14 PATCHES HG2365_PATCH genomic window carries:
- the OR4M2B gene encoding olfactory receptor 4M2 translates to METANYTKVTEFVLTGLSQTPEVQLVLFVIFLSFYLFILPGNILIICTISLDPHLTSPMYFLLANLAFLDIWYSSITAPEMLIDFFVERKIISFDECIAQLFFLHFAGASEMFLLTVMAFDLYTAICRPLHYATIMNQRLCCILVALSWRGGFIHSIIQVALIVRLPFCGPNELDSYFCDITQVVRIACANTFPEELVMICSSGLISVVCLIALLMSYAFLLALLKKLSGSGENTNRAVSTCYSHITIVVLMFGPSIYIYARPFDSFSLDKVVSVFNTLIFPLHNPIIYTLRNKEVKAAMRKLVTKYILCKEK, encoded by the coding sequence ATGGAAACTGCAAATTACACCAAGGTGACAGAATTTGTTCTCACTGGCCTATCCCAGACTCCAGAGGTCCAACTAGTCCTATTTGTTATATTTCTATCCTTCTATTTGTTCATCCTACCAGGAAATATCCTTATCATTTGCACCATCAGTCTAGACCCTCATCTGACCTCTCCTATGTATTTCCTGTTGGCTAATCTGGCCTTCCTTGATATTTGGTACTCTTCCATTACAGCCCCTGAAATGCTCATAGACTTCTTTGTGGAGAGgaagataatttcttttgatGAATGCATTGCACAGCTCTTCTTCTTACACTTTGCTGGGGCTTCAGAGATGTTCTTGCTCACAGTGATGGCCTTTGACCTCTACACTGCTATCTGCCGACCCCTCCACTATGCTACCATCATGAATCAACGTCTCTGCTGTATCCTGGTGGCTCTCTCCTGGAGGGGGGGCTTCATTCATTCTATCATACAGGTGGCTCTCATTGTTCGACTTCCTTTCTGTGGGCCCAATGAGTTAGACAGTTACTTCTGTGACATCACACAGGTTGTCCGGATTGCCTGTGCCAACACCTTCCCAGAGGAGTTAGTGATGATCTGTAGTAGTGGTCTGATCTCTGTGGTGTGTTTGATTGCTCTGTTAATGTCCTATGCCTTCCTTCTGGCCTTGCTCAAGAAACTTTCAGGCTCAGGTGAGAATACCAACAGGGCCGTGTCCACCTGCTATTCCCACATTACCATTGTGGTGCTAATGTTTGGGCCATCCATCTACATTTATGCTCGCCCATTTGACTCGTTTTCCCTAGATAAAGTGGTGTCTGTGTTCAATACTTTAATATTCCCTTTACATAATCCCATTATTTACACATTGAGAAACAAGGAAGTAAAGGCAGCCATGAGGAAGTTGGTCaccaaatatattttgtgtaaagagaagtga